The Streptomyces venezuelae genomic interval GGCGAGGGCGGCGGCCCGCTCCGGGGTGGCCGTCGCGGTGTCGCCGAGCGCCCCGGAGGCGGCGACGATCCGGCCCGCCTGGCGCAGGGCGCGGCCGACGGCGTCGGCGAGCGACGAGTCCTCGGCGCGCAGGTCGGCGCCGCGCAGCCGGACCGTGGGGGCGGGTGCGACGCCCTGGGCGCGGCGGGCGCAGAGCGCGGCGAGGGCGGTGGTGCGGCCGGTGCCGGGGGCCCCGACGACCGCGAGGACGAGCGCCTCCCCGGCCGTGAAGCGCGCGAACTCCCGTGCGCACTCGGGACGTTCGACGGGCTCGGGCCAGGGGTCGGGTTCCCTCGCGGGGCCGGTGGAGGTGGCGGTGAGCTCCAGGATCCCGGCGAGGTTGAGGTCCGGCCCGTAGGCGGGGACGGTGGCCGCGTTGCGCCGCAGGAGGGCGGCGAGCGGGCCGTCGGGCCGGAGCGGCACCGCGTATCCGGCGGCGGGGCGCTCGCCGTGCAGGGCGGTGCCGAGGACGGCGACGACGGTGCCGGTGGCGGCGTCGAGGACGGGGCCGCCCGCGGCCCGGCCGCCGCGGCGGAGCGCCTCTGCGCCCTCGGTGCCGATGGCGAGTTCGAGGGCGTCGGCGAGGACGTGGAAGCGGTCGGCGGCGGCGTACGTGACGGCGGCGGGTCCGAGGACCCGGGCCTCGCGCCAGCCGTGGGCGGCGATCCGGACGTACGTGCCGGGTTCGATCTCGGGGCGGGTCGCGAGCGCGACGGGGCGGACACCGAGCCCCTCGGTCCGTACGAGCGCGAGGCCGCGCTCCGGCAGGGCGGTGACGGCCTCGGCCTCGGCGAGCCAGGTCAGGTCGCCCGGGGCGTGCAGGACGACGCGGGCGAGCCCCTCGACCGCTTCGTGGCTGGTCACGACCGTGCCGTGATGATCGGCGAGGAATCCGGTACCGCGCGGCCGGCCTGCCGGATCACAGATTTCCACCAGCGTCGCCAGGTCCCCGCGTCCCATGGTGTCGACGGTAGGTCGACAGTGATCACCGGGAGAACCCCGTCGGGAAACGCGCCCCCCGGCGCTCCCCCGGTTCACTCCGAGCGCCTCCCCGATGGGGTGAAATCTCGCGGAAGACACGTGTAGGGCGGACACGCGTGCGTGTCCGCCCTACAAGCGACGATCCGGTCCCCAAGGACCCCGGCCGCAGCGCCGGTCCCGGCGTCAGCCGAAGACGGCGAGGCTCTTGGCCTTCCCCCGCTGGGCCTCGACGAGCGCGAGCAGCGTCCCCTCGGGTCCGAAGACCGCGACGGGACCCGCCGGGTACTCCGGCATCTCCAGCCGGACACCGTTCAGGAGCAGCTTGGCCCGCTTCTCGTCGACGTCCCAGCGCGGGAACGCCGCCGCGGCCGCGTCGGCGACCGGCATGACCGTGAGCTCCTCCTGGAGCTGGTCGAGCGTCCGGGCCGCGTCGAGCTTGTACGGGCCGACCCGGGTGCGGCGCAGCGCGGTCAGATGGCCGCCCACACCGAGCCCCGCTCCGAGGTCCCGGGCGAGCGCCCGGATGTACGTACCGGAGGAGCAGACGACCGAGACGACCAGGTCGACGACGGGGGTGCCGTCCTCGGCCGTGGCCTCGCGGACGTCGTACACCTGGAAGGAGGAGACGGTCACCGGGCGGGCCGGGATCTCGAACTCCTCGCCGCCGCGCACGCGCGCGTACGACCGCTTGCCGTCGATCTTGATCGCGGAGACCTTCGACGGCACCTGCATGATGGCACCGGTCAGCTCGGCCACGCCCGCGTCGATCTGCTCCCGGGTGACCTTCGAAGCGTCGACCGACGCCGTGATCTCGCCCTCGGCGTCGTCGGTGATCGTGGTCTGGCCCAGGCGGATGGTGCCCAGGTACTCCTTCTCGGTCAGCGCGAGGTGACCGAGAAGCTTGGTCGCCCGCTCCACGCCGAGGACGAGGACGCCCGTGGCCATGGGGTCGAGCGTGCCCGCGTGGCCGACCCGACGGGTCTTGGCGATCCCGCGCATCTTGGCCACGACGTCATGCGAAGTGAAGCCCGACGGCTTGTCGACGATGACAAGTCCGTCGGGCGTCTTTGCTGCGTTGCTCATTCGGCGGCTTCGTCCTCGCCCGGCTTCTTGTAGGGGTCGGCGTCGCCCGCGAAGGTGGCGCCCGAGGACGCCTCCCGCACCTGGGCGTCCGAGGCCCGCGCCTTGTCGAGGAGGTCCTCGATCGTCCGCGCGTTCTCCGGGAGGGCGTCGGCGATGAACGTCAGGGTCGGGGTGAACTTGGTCCCTGCCGCGCGGCCCACGGCCGAACGGAGGACGCCCTTGGCGCTCTCCAGACCGGCTGCGGCGCTCGCCCGGTCCTCGTCGTCGCCGTAGACCGTGTAGAAGACCGTGGCCTCCCGCAGGTCACCGGTGACGCGGGTGTCCGTGATGGTCACGTGCGTACCCAGGCGAGGGTCCTTGACGCCGCGCTGCAGCTTCTCGGCGACCACCTCCCGGATGAGGTCTGCCAGCTTCTTCGCCCGCGCGTTGTCGGCCACTGGTCCTTCTCCTTCTTTGCCTTGCTCAATTCAGTCTTCATCAGTGTGGAGCCTTCGGCGCACCGAGAGCAGCTCCACCTCGGGACGCGCGGCGACGAGCCGCTCACAGCGGTCGAGCACGTCCGATACGAACCCCGGGTCCCCGGACACCAGCGCGACGCCCAGCCGGGCTCTGCGGTGGAGGTCCTGGTCGCCCACCTCGGCCGCGCTCACAGAGAACTTGCGCTGGAGCTCGGCGACGATCGGGCGGACCACGGAGCGTTTCTCCTTCAGCGAGTGGACGTCGCCGAGGAGCAGATCGAAGGACAGAGTCCCCACGTACATGCGGTGCCGGATGTCCCGCCGGTTCGGGTTCGGTGGCCTGCCGGGCCGTCGCTCGGCAGGGACACCAGAACCGTACACGCAACGGCCGGGGCCGATCGACGGAATAACTCCCACCGACCGGCCCCGGCTCACTGCTGTGATCGGACGCGATCAGGCGCGGGGCTTCTCGCGCATCTCGTACGTCGCGATGACGTCGTCGATCTTGATGTCGTTGAAGTTTCCGAGGTTGATACCACCCTCGAAGCCTTCGCGGATCTCGGTGACGTCGTCCTTGAAGCGGCGCAGACCGTGGATCGTGAGGTCCTCGGCGATGACCTTGCCGTCGCGGACGAGGCGCGCCTTGGTGTTGCGCTTGACCTCGCCGGAGCGGATGAGAACACCGGCGATGTTGCCCAGCTTGGACGAGCGGAAGACCTCGCGGATCTCCGCCGTACCGAGCTCGACCTCTTCGTACTCCGGCTTGAGGAGACCCTTCAGGGCCGCCTCGATCTCCTCGATGGCCTGGTAGATCACCGAGTAGTACCGGACGTCGACGCCCTCGCGCTCCGCCATCTGCGCGGCACGGCCGGCCGCACGGACGTTGTAGCCGATGACGATGGCGTCGGAGCCCATGGCCAGGTCGATGTCCGACTCCGTGACCGCACCCACACCGCGGTGCAGGACGCGGATGTCGACCTCTTCGCCGACGTCGAGCTGGAGCAGCGAAGCCTCGAGGGCCTCGACCGCACCGGACGCGTCGCCCTTGATGATGAGGTTGAGTTCCTGGACGAGACCGGCTTTGAGCACCTTGTCGAGGTCCTCGAGGGACACCCGGCGGACGCGCTTGGCGAAGGCGGCGTTGCGCTCACGCGCAGCGCGCTTCTCGGCGATCTGACGCGCCGTACGGTCCTCGTCGACGACCAGGAGGTTGTCGCCGGCACCCGGCACGTTGGTGAGACCGAGCACCAGGACGGGAGTCGACGGGGTCGCCTCCTCGACGTTGTTGCCCTTGTCGTCGAGCATCGCCCGGACGCGGCCGTACGCGTCGCCGACCACCACGGTGTCGCCGATGCGCAGCGTTCCGCGCTGGACCAGGACGGTCGAGACGGCACCACGACCACGGTCGAGGTGGGACTCGATCGCAATACCCTGCGCGTCCTGGTTCGGGTTGGCCCGCAGGTCGAGCGAGGCGTCGGCGGTGAGGACGACGGCCTCCAGCAGGGAGTCGATGTGCAGACCCTGCTTGGCGGAGATGTCGACGAACATCGTGTCGCCGCCGTACTCCTCGGCCACCAGACCGAACTCGGTCAGCTGACCGCGGACCTTGGTCGGGTCCGCACCCTCGACGTCGATCTTGTTGACCGCGACGACGATCGGGACGCCGGCGGCCTTGGCGTGGTTGAGCGCCTCGATCGTCTGCGGCATGACGCCGTCGTTGGCCGCGACCACGAGGATCGCGATGTCGGTCGACTTCGCACCACGGGCACGCATGGCGGTGAACGCCTCGTGACCCGGGGTGTCGATGAAGGTGATGCGACGCTCTTCGCCGTTGACCTCGGTACCCACCTGGTAGGCACCGATGTGCTGGGTGATGCCACCGGCCTCGCCCGCGACGACGTTCGTCTTGCGGATCGCGTCGAGCAGTCGGGTCTTACCGTGGTCGACGTGACCCATGACGGTGACGACCGGCGGACGGGAGACCAGAGCCTCTTCGCCGCCCTCGTCCTCGCCGAACTCGATGTCGAAGGACTCGAGGAGCTCGCGGTCCTCCTCCTCCGGGCTGACGATCTGGACGACGTAGTTCATCTCGTCGCCGAGCATCTGCAGCGTGTCGTCGGAGACGGACTGCGTGGCCGTGACCATCTCGCCGAGGTTCATCATCACCGCGACGAGCGACGCCGGGTTGGCGCCGATCTTCTCGGCGAAGTCGGTGAGGGAGGCACCGCGCGACAGGCGAATGGTGTCGCCGTTGCCGCGAGGCAGCATCACGCCGCCCACGGACGGGGCCTGCATGGCCTCGTACTCCTGGCGCCTCTGCCGCTTCGACTTGCGACCACGACGCGCGGGACCGCCGGGGCGACCGAAGGCGCCCTGCGTGCCACCACGTCCACCCGGACCGCCGGGACGGCCACCGAAGCCACCGGGACGACCGCCGAAGCCGCCGCCACCGCCGCCGGGACCACCCGGACGACCGCCGCCGCCACCACCGGGACCACCGGGACGGCCGGCGAAGCCGCCGCCGCCACCGCCGGGACCGGCCGGACGACCGGCGAAGCCGGGACGACCGCCGCCGCCACCGCCGGGACCACCCGGACGGCCGCCGGGGCCACCGGGACCACGGCCGCCAGGACCGGGGCGCGGGCCGGCAGCGGGACGCTGCGGCATCATGCCCGGGTTCGGACGGTTACCGCCGGGCGCGCCGCCCGGACGGGGAGCCTGCGGACGCGGCATGCCACCGGGGGTGGGACGCGCGCCGCCCTGGCCCTGCGGACGCGGGGCGCCACCGGGGCCACCCTGCGGACGCGGAGCGCCCGGAACGGCGCCGGGGCCGCCCTGCGGACGCGGGGCGCCGCCGCCGGGACGGGGCGCCTGCGGGCGCGCCATTCCGGTGGAGCCACCCGAGGTGAAGGGGTTGTTGCCCGGACGCGGACCGGCCGGACGGGCACCGCCCGGACGCGGGGCGCCCTGGCCCTGCGGACGCGGGGCACCCTGACCCTGACCCTGCGGGCGCGGGGCCTGCTGGGCGGGGCGGGCGGCCGGGCGGGGGCCCGGGGTCGCGCCGGCGGGACGCTGGGCGGCCGGAGCCGCCGGAGGCGCGGTGAACTCCGGGGTCGTCGGAGCCGGGGAGGCCGGCGCCGGCTTCGGCGCGGCCGGGGGCTTCGGACCCGGGGTGGGACGCGAGCCCGAGGTGGGCGCCGCGGCGGGCTTCTCCGCGACCACGGGCTTGGGCGCCGCCGGGGCGGGCGCTCCAGGCTTCGGGGCGGAGGGACGTACAGCCTGCGCCGGGGACGGCGCGGCGGGGGATGCCGGCGCCGGCTTCGGCGCGGCGGGGGAAGGCGCTGCCTTGCGGGGCGCGCCGGGCTTGGCAGCGGTCTTGCCGGCGTTGCCACCGGGACCCTGCAAAGCGTCAGTCAACTTGCGCACGACCGGCGCCTCGATCGTCGAGGACGCCGAACGGACGAATTCACCGAGTTCTTGGAGCTTGGCCATGACGACCTTGCTCTCTACGCCGAACTCCTTGGCGAGTTCGTATACCCGGACCTTAGCCACTTCGCTCCTTTTAGGTCCGGTTACCGCCGGACCGTCGCTACTTCATGGGCGTACTCATCGCGTACTCATCGAGTGCTCATCGCAATCTCGACCTACTTCCAACTCGCGAGGTACCTGACCGCACGGTGATCCGTGCCGTACTTCTTCACTGCGGTGCCGATGGCTCGACGTGGTGACGGAGTTCCGCTGTGTCGAGCGGGCCCTGGACCTTGAAGGCCCTGGGGAACGCTCGGCGGCGGACCGCCAGGTCGAGACAGACCACGGCGGGGTGCAGGTACGCACCCCGGCCGGGCAGCGTACCGCGATGATCCGGAACACACTCGTCCTTATTCACCACGATCCGCAGCAGATCGCTCTTGGCCGCTCGCTCCCGACATCCCACACAGGTTCGTTCAGGGCATACGCGGGCTTGCGTCCGGCCAGACACGATTAAGTCTACCTCCCCGTACCGACCTCACCCGTTCGGGGCAAGAATCGAACAACTGATGGCCAAAAACGGTCTCAGTCCTCCGGACCGGCCGGCTCGGTGTCCGGACGGATGTCGATCCGCCAGCCGGTGAGGCGCGCGGCCAGGCGGGCGTTCTGCCCCTCCTTGCCGATCGCCAGCGACAGCTGGTAGTCGGGCACCGTCACCCGGGCGGACCGGGCGGCCAGGTCGACGACCTCGACCTTGGAGACCCGCGCCGGGGAGAGCGCGTTCGCCACCATCTCGGCCGGGTCGTCCGACCAGTCGACGATGTCGATCTTCTCGCCGAGCAGCTCCGCCATCACGTTGCGGACGCGGCTGCCCATCGGGCCGATGCAGGCACCCTTGGCGTTCAGACCCGAACGGGTGGCCCGCACGGCGATCTTGGTGCGGTGACCCGCCTCACGGGCGATGGCCGAGATCTCGACGGAACCGTCGGCGATCTCCGGCACCTCCAGGGCGAAGAGCTTCTTCACCAGATTGGGGTGCGTGCGCGAGAGGGTGACGGACGGACCGCGGACACCGCGGGCCACCCGGACGACGTACGTGCGCAGCCGCAGACCGTGCGAGTAGTCCTCGCCCGGCACCTGCTCCTGCACCGGGAGGATGGCCTCCAGCTTGTCGTCCAGCCGGACCAGGACGTTCTTCGGGTCCTTGCCCTGCTGCACCACACCGGCGACGACGTCGCCCTCGCGGCGCGCGTACTCGCCGAACGTCACGTCGTTCTCGGCGTCCCGCAGTCGCTGCTGGATCACCTGGCGGGCGGTGCTCGCCGCGATCCGGCCGAAGTCCGACGGGGTGTCGTCGAAGTCCTTGGGCTCCTGGCCCTCCTCCAGCTCGGAGGGGTCTTCCTTCGCCCACACCGTCACGTGACCGGTCTGCCGGTTCAGCTCCACGCGCGCGTGGCGGCGGGCGTCGGGGGTGCGGTGGTAGGCGATGAGGAGGGCCGACTCGATCGCCTCGACCAGCAGGTCGAAGGAGATCTCCTTCTCATTCGCCAAGCCCTTGAGCAGCTTCACGTCGATGTCCACGGCTACGCCTCCTCTTCCTTCTTGTCCTTGCGGTTGAACTCGATCTCGACACGCGCCTTGGCGATGTCGGCGAACTCGACCCGGCGGGCGGTGGGCTTGCGCCCCTTCACGCCCGGCACTTCGAGGTCGAGGCCGTCCTCGTCCACGGCGAGGATCCGGGCGACGAACTCCTCGCCCGCGGCGAGCTGGAGCTTGGCCAGCCGGCCGGTGGCCCGCACGTAGTGGCGGTGCTCGGTCAGGGGGCGGTCGGCGCCGGGAGAGCTGACTTCGAGGACGTACTCGCCCTCGCCCATCACATCGGTCTCGTCGAGCTTCTCGGAGATCTCACGGCTCAGCTCGGCGCAGACGTCCAGCTCGACGCCCTCTTCCGAATCGACGACCACGCGCAGCAGTCCGCGACGGCCGGCCCGGGACACCTCGATCTCTTCCAGATCCAGGTCCTTCGCGTGGACGAGCGGCTCAATGAGTCCGCGCAGCCTGTCGCTCTGGGTGGTGCTCATCCGGGTGACTCCTCGGCCGCGTGTGCTGTTGTGGGTTTCGTCGCGTGTCAGACCAAAGGGTATCCGGTCCCGGAGGGTGTTGCCGTCCACCGCTCCGGGGCCCGCGGGTACGCTCGCCTGCGGTGATCTCGACGATCTTCGACGACGCACGACGGACGAGGGAGAGAGCGTGACGACGACGGGCAGGCGCGCACTCCTCAGGGCGGGCGCGGCGGCGGGCGCGGCGGCCCTCGTGGGCTGCACCTCCGACGCCGGCGGCGACGGCGGTACGAGGAAGCCGAGCGCCGCCCGACTGGAGGCCGAACGGGTGGCGCGCGCCGAGGCGGCGCTGCGGCTCCGCTCGGTGACCGCCGCGCGGGGCCTGCTGGAACGTTACGACGCGGTGCTCGCCGCGCATCCCGCGCTCGCGCCCCGGCTGACGCCGCTGCGGCGCTCGGTGGCGGCGCACGCGAAGGCCCTGGGCGAGGGCGGGACGACGGTGACCCCGGTGACCCCGGCGGCCGCGTCCCCCTCGGCCTCCGCGACGGTCTCCCCGTCGGCCTCCGCCGCCGCCTCCTCCGGCCCGAAGCCGCCGCCGGTACCGGTGCCCGCCGATCCCCGCGCGGCCCTCAAGGAACTCGCGGCGGCCGAGCGCGAGGCCTCCGACAGGCACACGAACGCCCTGGTCGCGGCCCCGCCCGAGTACGCGCGACTGCTCGCTTCCGTGGCGGCCGCGGGCGCCGCGCACGCCTACCTGCTGACCGAAGGAGCACCGGCATGAGCGCCCTCGACGCCGCCCAGGCGGCCCTGGCCGCCGAACACGCGGCGGTGTACGGATACGGGGTCGTCGGCGGCCGGATCGGTACGGCGCGCAAGGCCGAGGCCACCACCGCCTTCGAGGCCCACCGGGCCCGCCGGGAGGCGCTGCGCCGCACCGTGCGCGACCTCGGCGGCACGCCGGTTGCCGCGGCGGCCGCGTACGAGCTGCCGTTCCCGGTCGCCGACACGGCCGGCGCCGTACGGCTCGCGGCCGTCCTGGAGGACCGGGTGGCCGGGGTGTACTCCGACCTCGTCCGGGCCGGCCGGGGCCCGCTGCGGAGCGAGGCGGCCGCCGCGCTGCGGGAGGCGGCGGTCCGTGCCGTCCGCTGGCGCGGCCGCGACGTAACCTTTCCTGGGCTCGCCGAGCGGATGTGAGTCCGGCCCCGACCGGGCCGGCCGATCGTCGGACGGACCGTCAGACCGAACGTCAGAAGGACAACGCACGCATGGCTTTCGAACCGCCGCAGCGACTCGTACGAGCGCTCGGTGAGACGTACGGGGACACCGCGGCGACCGAGTGGCTCGGGCCGCTGCCGGAACACGCGCGGACCGTGCTCGACCACGCGTCCCTCGACGCCGAGCGGGTGATGGCCCCGGGCGGGCGGAGCAGTCTGGTCCTCCTCGTCCGGCGCCCCGACGACTCCCCCGCCGCGCTGAAGATCGCACCGCCCTTCGCCCGGCCCGAGCTGGAGCGGGACGCGCTCGCGCACTGGAACGGCTGGGGCGCCGTCCGGCTGCTCGACGAGACCCCGGACGGCGGGCTCGTCCTCGAACGGCTGCACCCCGAGGTGTCGCTGCGCTCCCTGCCGGAGGCCAAGGCGCTCCTGGAGGCCGCCGGGACCGTACGGAAGCTGTGGGTGGAGCCGCCGGCCGGACACGGCTTCGAGTCGGTGGCCGAGCGGACGGAGCGGCAGGCCGCGGCGATGGAGCCGTACCGCGCGGACCCGGCGGCCGGTGAGCTGACGGCGGCGGCGCTCGCCGCCCGTGAGGAGCTGGTGGCCGCCCCGGACGAGTCGCTGCTGCTGCACGGCTGTTTCCGCCAGGGCAAGGTGCTGGGCGGCGACCGCGCCCCCTGGCTCGCCGTCGGACCCGAGCCGCTCGTCGGCGAGCGCGCCTACGACCTGGCCCGGCTCGTCCGCGACCGGGTCGAGGACCTGGTGGGCGCGTCGGCGGGCGCCTCGACGGCCCGGCGGCGGGTGAACAAGCTGGCGGACTCGCTGGACATGGACCGGGAGCGGCTGCGCGGCTGGACGCTGTTCCGCGCGGTCGAGTCGGGGACGCGGGCGTTCACGGCGGGGCGGCGGCAGGACGCCGAGCTGCTCATGGAGTTCGCGAGCTGGCTGTAGGGGAATACCCTTCTTGTAACGTTCGCCGGTTCTCGGCGTACTGTCGGCTCGGCTCCAGGGGGCCGTGATGATCGAAGAGCTGCTGATGGCGGCCGCCGGCGCGGCCGCGGCGGTCGCGGTGTACGCGGGCGCGGCGGCGCGGGTCGTGAAGCAGTACGAGCGCGGGGTCGTCTTCCGCTTCGGCCGGCTGCGCCAGGAGATCCGCCCGCCCGGATTCACGATGATCGTGCCGGTCGTCGACCGCCTCCACAAGGTCAACATGCAGATCGTCACGATGCCGGTGCCCGCGCAGGAGGGCATCACCCGGGACAACGTCACGGTGCGGGTGGACGCGGTCGTGTACTTCAAGGTGGTCGACGCGGCGGACGCGCTGGTGCGGGTGGAGGACTACAAGTTCGCCGTCTCGCAGATGGCGCAGACCTCGCTGCGGTCGATCATCGGCAAGAGCGACCTGGACGATCTGCTGTCCAACCGGGAGAAGCTCAACCAGGGCCTCGAGCTGATGCTCGACAGCCCGGCGATGGGCTGGGGCGTCGCCATCGACCGGGTCGAGATCAAGGACGTGTCCCTGCCGGAGACGATGAAGCGCTCGATGGCCCGGCAGGCGGAGGCGGACCGGGAGCGGCGGGCGCGGGTGATCAACGCGGACGCGGAGCTCCAGGCGTCGAAGAAGCTGGCGGAGGCGGCCGCGGTGATGTCGGAGCAGCCGGCGGCGCTGCAGCTGAGGCTGTTGCAGACGGTGATGGCGGTGTCGGCGGAGAAGAACTCGACGCTGGTCCTGCCGATCCCGGTGGAGCTCCTGAGGTTCCTGGAGCGCGCGACACCGGCGGCCGGGGAAGCGGGCGAGCACGCGGAGGCGCTGTCGCCACCACCGCCACCGCCACCGCCACCGCTGAGCGAGGCGTATCTCAGGGGTCGGGCGGCCGCGATGGACGCGGTCGAGGACCTGACGGGCGCGTCGGTGGATCCGGTACCGCACGAGGACGTGACCTGAGCCCGTCACGGGCAGGCGGTACGCGTCCACGAGCAGCGCACGAGGGAGGGGCGGGGCCCGAGGCCCCGCCCCTCCGTCGTGTCATGTGCCCCGCGGTCAGGCGGTGAGGCGGGCGATCGCCTCGTCGACCGTGAGCTCCTCGCGCTCGCCCGTGCGGCGGTCCTTCAGCTCCACGACGCCCTCGCCGGAGCGGCGGCCCGCGACCAGGATCTTCGGGACGCCGATGAGCTCCGCGTCGGTGAACTTGACGCCCGGGGAGACGCCCGCGCGGTCGTCGGTCAGGACGCGCAGGCCGGCGGCGGCCAGCTTGTCGGAGACCTCCAGGGCCAGCTCGGTCTGGAGGGCCTTGCCGGCGGCGACGACGTGGACGTCGGCCGGGGCGACCTCGGCGGCCCAGCACAGGCCCTTCTCGTCGGCGGTCTGCTCGGCGAGCGCGGCCACGGCGCGGGTGACGCCGATGCCGTACGAGCCCATGGTCACGCGGACCGGCTTGCCGTTCTGGCCGAGGACGTCGAGCTTGAGGGCGTCGGCGTACTTGCGGCCCAGCTGGAAGATGTGGCCGATCTCGATGGCGCGGTCCAGCTTCAGGCCGGTGCCGCACTTGGGGCACGCGTCGCCCTCCTGGACGACGACGACGTCGACGTACTCCTCGACCTCGAAGTCACGGCCCGCGACGACGTTCTTCGCGTGCATCCCGTCCTTGTTGGCGCCCGTGATCCACGCCGTGCCCGGCGCGACGCGCGGGTCGGCGATGTACGTGACCTTCTCCAGGCCCTGCGGACCGACGTAGCCGCGGACGAGGTCGGCGCGCTGCGCGAAGTCCTCCTCCGTCACCAGCTCGACCGTGGCGGTCGGACCGAAGTGTGCCTCGACCTTGTCCATGTCGACCTCGCGGTCGCCGGGGACGCCGACGGCGACGATCTCGCCGTCGACCTTCACCAGGAGGTTCTTGAGCGTGGCGGAGGCCGGGACGCCCAGCGAGGCGGCGAGCGTCTCGATGGTGGGGGTGTCGGGGGTCGGGATCTCCTCCGCGGCGGGGACCGCGGCGGCGTCGACCGGCTTCACCGCCTGGTAGACGGCTTCGGTGTTGGCCGCGAAGTCGCAGTTCGGGCAGTCGGCGAAGGTGTCCTCGCCGGCCTCGGCCGGGGCGAGGAACTCCTCGGACTTCGAGCCGCCCATCGCGCCCGCCGTGGCGGCGCAGATGCGGTAGTCGAGACCGAGGCGCTCGAAGATGCGCTGGTAGGCCTGGCGGTGCAGGGCGTAGGACTGGGCGAGGCCCTCGTCCTCGGTGTCGAAGGAGTAGGAGTCCTTCATGAGGAACTCGCGGCCGCGCAGGATGCCGGCCCGGGGGCGGGCCTCGTCGCGGAACTTGTTCTGGATCTGGTAGAGGATCACCGGCAGGTCCTTGTAGGACGAGCACTGGTCCTTCACCAGGAGGGTGAAGATCTCCTCGTGCGTGGGGCCGAGGAGGTAGTCGGCACCCTTGCGGTCCTGGAGGCGGAAGAGCTCGGCGCCGTACTCCTCCCAGCGGCCGGTCGCCTCGTAGGGCTCGCGGGGCAGCAGCGCGGGCAGCAGGACCTCCTGCGCGCCGATCGCGTCCATCTCCTCGCGGACCACGCGCTCGACGTTGGCGAGGACCTTCAGGCCGAGGGGCAGCCAGCTCCAGATGCCGGCGGCGGTGCGGCGGACGTAGCCGGCGCGCACGAGGAGCTTGTGGCTGAGGACCTCGGCGTCCGCCGGGTCGTCGCGCAGCGTCTTCGCCATCAACTTCGACATGCGCTGGACCGGTGCGTTGGCC includes:
- the truB gene encoding tRNA pseudouridine(55) synthase TruB, encoding MSNAAKTPDGLVIVDKPSGFTSHDVVAKMRGIAKTRRVGHAGTLDPMATGVLVLGVERATKLLGHLALTEKEYLGTIRLGQTTITDDAEGEITASVDASKVTREQIDAGVAELTGAIMQVPSKVSAIKIDGKRSYARVRGGEEFEIPARPVTVSSFQVYDVREATAEDGTPVVDLVVSVVCSSGTYIRALARDLGAGLGVGGHLTALRRTRVGPYKLDAARTLDQLQEELTVMPVADAAAAAFPRWDVDEKRAKLLLNGVRLEMPEYPAGPVAVFGPEGTLLALVEAQRGKAKSLAVFG
- the rbfA gene encoding 30S ribosome-binding factor RbfA, producing the protein MADNARAKKLADLIREVVAEKLQRGVKDPRLGTHVTITDTRVTGDLREATVFYTVYGDDEDRASAAAGLESAKGVLRSAVGRAAGTKFTPTLTFIADALPENARTIEDLLDKARASDAQVREASSGATFAGDADPYKKPGEDEAAE
- a CDS encoding DUF503 domain-containing protein, which produces MYVGTLSFDLLLGDVHSLKEKRSVVRPIVAELQRKFSVSAAEVGDQDLHRRARLGVALVSGDPGFVSDVLDRCERLVAARPEVELLSVRRRLHTDED
- the infB gene encoding translation initiation factor IF-2, which gives rise to MAKVRVYELAKEFGVESKVVMAKLQELGEFVRSASSTIEAPVVRKLTDALQGPGGNAGKTAAKPGAPRKAAPSPAAPKPAPASPAAPSPAQAVRPSAPKPGAPAPAAPKPVVAEKPAAAPTSGSRPTPGPKPPAAPKPAPASPAPTTPEFTAPPAAPAAQRPAGATPGPRPAARPAQQAPRPQGQGQGAPRPQGQGAPRPGGARPAGPRPGNNPFTSGGSTGMARPQAPRPGGGAPRPQGGPGAVPGAPRPQGGPGGAPRPQGQGGARPTPGGMPRPQAPRPGGAPGGNRPNPGMMPQRPAAGPRPGPGGRGPGGPGGRPGGPGGGGGGRPGFAGRPAGPGGGGGGFAGRPGGPGGGGGGRPGGPGGGGGGFGGRPGGFGGRPGGPGGRGGTQGAFGRPGGPARRGRKSKRQRRQEYEAMQAPSVGGVMLPRGNGDTIRLSRGASLTDFAEKIGANPASLVAVMMNLGEMVTATQSVSDDTLQMLGDEMNYVVQIVSPEEEDRELLESFDIEFGEDEGGEEALVSRPPVVTVMGHVDHGKTRLLDAIRKTNVVAGEAGGITQHIGAYQVGTEVNGEERRITFIDTPGHEAFTAMRARGAKSTDIAILVVAANDGVMPQTIEALNHAKAAGVPIVVAVNKIDVEGADPTKVRGQLTEFGLVAEEYGGDTMFVDISAKQGLHIDSLLEAVVLTADASLDLRANPNQDAQGIAIESHLDRGRGAVSTVLVQRGTLRIGDTVVVGDAYGRVRAMLDDKGNNVEEATPSTPVLVLGLTNVPGAGDNLLVVDEDRTARQIAEKRAARERNAAFAKRVRRVSLEDLDKVLKAGLVQELNLIIKGDASGAVEALEASLLQLDVGEEVDIRVLHRGVGAVTESDIDLAMGSDAIVIGYNVRAAGRAAQMAEREGVDVRYYSVIYQAIEEIEAALKGLLKPEYEEVELGTAEIREVFRSSKLGNIAGVLIRSGEVKRNTKARLVRDGKVIAEDLTIHGLRRFKDDVTEIREGFEGGINLGNFNDIKIDDVIATYEMREKPRA
- a CDS encoding YlxR family protein, translated to MSGRTQARVCPERTCVGCRERAAKSDLLRIVVNKDECVPDHRGTLPGRGAYLHPAVVCLDLAVRRRAFPRAFKVQGPLDTAELRHHVEPSAPQ
- the nusA gene encoding transcription termination factor NusA, with translation MDIDVKLLKGLANEKEISFDLLVEAIESALLIAYHRTPDARRHARVELNRQTGHVTVWAKEDPSELEEGQEPKDFDDTPSDFGRIAASTARQVIQQRLRDAENDVTFGEYARREGDVVAGVVQQGKDPKNVLVRLDDKLEAILPVQEQVPGEDYSHGLRLRTYVVRVARGVRGPSVTLSRTHPNLVKKLFALEVPEIADGSVEISAIAREAGHRTKIAVRATRSGLNAKGACIGPMGSRVRNVMAELLGEKIDIVDWSDDPAEMVANALSPARVSKVEVVDLAARSARVTVPDYQLSLAIGKEGQNARLAARLTGWRIDIRPDTEPAGPED
- the rimP gene encoding ribosome maturation factor RimP; the encoded protein is MSTTQSDRLRGLIEPLVHAKDLDLEEIEVSRAGRRGLLRVVVDSEEGVELDVCAELSREISEKLDETDVMGEGEYVLEVSSPGADRPLTEHRHYVRATGRLAKLQLAAGEEFVARILAVDEDGLDLEVPGVKGRKPTARRVEFADIAKARVEIEFNRKDKKEEEA
- a CDS encoding ferritin-like domain-containing protein, translating into MSALDAAQAALAAEHAAVYGYGVVGGRIGTARKAEATTAFEAHRARREALRRTVRDLGGTPVAAAAAYELPFPVADTAGAVRLAAVLEDRVAGVYSDLVRAGRGPLRSEAAAALREAAVRAVRWRGRDVTFPGLAERM